From Bacillus sp. 2205SS5-2, one genomic window encodes:
- a CDS encoding GerAB/ArcD/ProY family transporter, whose translation MKEKIHPIQVAILIYMIQSGVTLFSIPRLTAEAFGTNGWVGLLPIMLIVNLNILLIGLVYRWGKGKSIFILFRNVLPSWVLFPFYLLIAVNFTLLATLVLKKYILLLKMMFFQETPSFVLILMFFILSYMLLTSSIYQIGKVTVVLFFMTVWTIFLLALHLADFSFVRMTPFLFKGEIDLVSGGMNVYSAFLGFELSLFLFPYVQKKRFVKSIFIGNFITSMIYLGVSFICFGFFSHKNILMDLYPVITLLEYVKFPFIERMENMIFVLFALKVLITIVMYIWAAKELIEQSVPRLKPNFIIVCLLLLGFIVSTFPSILRDVDEWLKWLTYIDFGIAIILPFLLLLAIGVDNLKKRQVES comes from the coding sequence GTGAAGGAAAAAATACATCCCATTCAAGTTGCTATTCTTATCTATATGATTCAATCTGGTGTTACATTATTTAGTATTCCTAGATTGACAGCTGAAGCATTTGGAACCAACGGCTGGGTTGGACTCCTTCCAATTATGCTAATTGTGAACTTAAATATTTTATTAATAGGACTTGTCTACAGATGGGGAAAAGGAAAATCGATCTTTATTCTCTTCAGGAACGTACTGCCTTCATGGGTCTTATTCCCTTTCTACCTCCTGATCGCTGTAAATTTCACCTTACTGGCAACTCTTGTATTGAAAAAATACATCCTATTACTAAAAATGATGTTTTTTCAAGAAACACCATCATTCGTGCTAATATTAATGTTTTTCATTTTAAGCTATATGCTTTTAACGTCATCGATTTATCAAATTGGGAAAGTAACCGTTGTTCTTTTTTTCATGACGGTGTGGACAATCTTTTTATTAGCCCTTCATCTCGCTGATTTTAGCTTCGTAAGGATGACTCCTTTTCTCTTTAAAGGTGAAATCGATCTAGTATCCGGGGGGATGAATGTATATTCTGCTTTTCTAGGTTTTGAACTTAGCCTGTTTCTATTTCCTTATGTCCAGAAAAAAAGATTTGTAAAGTCTATCTTTATCGGTAATTTTATTACAAGCATGATTTATTTAGGTGTAAGCTTTATTTGTTTCGGCTTCTTTAGTCACAAAAATATATTAATGGATTTGTACCCGGTCATTACCTTATTAGAATATGTCAAATTTCCTTTCATTGAACGGATGGAAAACATGATTTTTGTTCTATTCGCATTAAAAGTCCTGATTACCATCGTCATGTATATATGGGCTGCTAAAGAATTAATTGAACAATCCGTTCCACGCTTAAAGCCCAATTTCATTATTGTCTGTCTATTACTTCTCGGTTTTATCGTTTCAACTTTCCCTTCCATTTTACGTGATGTTGATGAATGGTTAAAATGGCTAACCTACATTGACTTTGGCATTGCAATAATTCTCCCTTTCCTCCTCTTATTAGCTATAGGAGTGGATAATCTTAAAAAAAGACAGGTGGAATCATGA
- a CDS encoding Ger(x)C family spore germination protein, producing the protein MKRLIYFLSILFLITGCGSQVIDDLAMLDAVAYDLSEDEEKPLTVTAQYPIITQEGVIGNEILSVNANSSKDSRIQFSHESNLKMVSGQINIALFGEKLAEVGLKTIIDTFMRDPSLGPRVYFVVTKGNAKDILEYKHQEGPDTARYLRTFSEKLDIENESANYNSYQVIRDYFDDGIDPIMPYFIIKNKKISLDGYALFNKDKFVHHISTKQSATLFYLRDDIHKGTLSIDVSDAKNENLFPEQLMFNYHKKDYSLNVKMNENQPISVEIVIELEGRVLEYTGEKYLDNEKVQKQLEEKIKVHLDEQSTEFIELTKEINIDPIGIGRYVRNKLPYNEWKKMNWEEVYPTLDINVSLDMKLIDVGQAK; encoded by the coding sequence ATGAAAAGGTTAATCTACTTTCTTTCAATTCTATTTCTAATAACAGGTTGCGGTAGCCAAGTCATTGATGACTTGGCTATGTTAGATGCGGTTGCGTACGACTTATCTGAGGATGAAGAAAAGCCTCTGACCGTCACTGCCCAATACCCAATCATTACCCAAGAGGGCGTTATTGGAAATGAGATACTCTCTGTAAATGCAAATTCCAGTAAAGACTCAAGAATACAATTTAGCCATGAATCCAACCTCAAAATGGTTAGTGGACAAATCAACATAGCCTTGTTTGGAGAAAAGCTAGCTGAAGTTGGACTAAAGACTATTATAGATACCTTTATGCGTGACCCGAGCTTAGGACCGCGTGTTTACTTTGTCGTTACGAAAGGAAATGCGAAAGATATATTGGAATACAAGCACCAAGAAGGACCAGACACTGCCAGATATTTACGAACCTTCTCAGAAAAATTAGATATTGAAAATGAAAGTGCCAATTATAACTCTTATCAGGTGATCAGAGATTATTTCGACGATGGAATCGACCCCATTATGCCTTATTTTATTATAAAAAATAAAAAAATTAGCCTGGACGGGTATGCCCTCTTCAATAAAGATAAATTTGTTCATCATATCTCGACGAAGCAATCCGCCACATTATTTTACCTAAGAGATGATATACATAAAGGAACGTTGAGCATTGACGTATCAGATGCTAAAAATGAAAATTTGTTTCCAGAACAATTAATGTTTAATTATCATAAAAAGGACTATTCTCTAAACGTGAAAATGAATGAGAACCAACCCATTTCTGTGGAAATAGTCATAGAGCTTGAAGGAAGGGTTCTTGAATATACTGGTGAGAAGTACCTAGATAATGAAAAAGTCCAAAAACAACTTGAAGAAAAAATTAAGGTTCATCTAGATGAACAATCAACTGAATTCATTGAGTTAACTAAGGAAATAAACATTGACCCGATAGGTATTGGTCGCTATGTACGTAATAAACTCCCCTATAACGAATGGAAAAAGATGAATTGGGAAGAAGTTTACCCAACTCTTGACATTAATGTGTCCCTTGATATGAAATTAATAGATGTGGGGCAGGCGAAATAA